CAGAATAAAAGTTGAGATTTACTCTAACGGCTCTCTGTACTCAGATATTAACGAATGGGAAGCGTTGAAAACGAATCGCGTTCAAATGATCATTCCAGCTACCTCAAAAGTTACGCCTTACGTTCCCGAGTTTGCGATATTTGACTTGCCGTTTGCCTTCAACAATTATCATGAGGTCCAAGAAGCATTTGAAGGAAATATAGGAAAGACTTTAAAGGAAGAGCTAGAGGAAAAAGAAAATGTCAAAACGTTCTCTTTCTGGTATAACGGTTTTAAGCAGTTCTCAAATTCAAAGCACCCCATCAAGAATCCCTCAGATTTTAAAAAGCTTCATTTTCGAAGTATGCCTAGTGAGCTAGTAAAAGATCAATTTGAATGGCTAGGGGCTTCCGTGAGTTTTATCCCTTTTAATAGAATCTATGAAAATCTTGAAGTGGGTTTTATCGATGGGCAAGAAAACACCGTATCGAATTTTCAAACTAAAAAAATGTATCAACACCAACCTTACTTAACCATTAGCAACCATTCCTATTTAGGGTACATCGTCATTATGAACAAAGATTTTTGGGACGAACTGCCCGAGGATGCAAAAGAAATCATTGAACAGTCGATGACTCAAACAACCACTTGGTCTCGTCTCCATTCAATCGAAATAAATGATGAAGCGTTAAGACAAATTAAGAAAAATACAGATGTCGAAGTAGTTACTTTGTTAAAAGAGGAAAGAGCCCTGTTTAAAAAAGCATTACAGCCTCTTTATCATCAATACGCAGAAAAAATTGGTGAGGACTTACTGGAAGAGCTCGACGTCATAACTGGTAAATAGCCAGTTTTTTTTATGGTATAAATCATTTGACTCCCGAAATAAATTTCATTAGAATACAAATGACCACTCGGTTTTGTTTATGACTCAATGGTCAAGTCTGCAGTTTGGAGGTCAATTCATTGGAATCCAAGAAACAACTTATTTTAGAAGTCGCCTTAAGTTCCTTTTCACAAAAAGGGTATTATAGTACTTCTGTTCAAGAGATTGCCAGTCAATGTGGCATATCGAAAGGCTCTTTATACAAATATTTTTCTTCGAAGGAAGAGTTGTTTATCGAGATTTGCGAGTACAATCAAAATCAGTTGTTTGAGAAATTCGCTTCGTTAGATGATCAACGCTTTACAACTCCAAAAGAGTGGCTGCAAAAACATATTGAAGTTCAAATGGAGGATTTTCTCCAGAAAAAAGATTTCATTCTCATGCAGTTCAAAGAAATGCCTTTTCATGAAAATGAACAACTGAAGAAGCTGAAAGTTCGTATGCGATCACGCATCATGCAGTGGCAGTATAAACAGTTGATAAAAGCGTATGGCCCGCACGTAGAACCCGTTATTTGGGATACAATCATGATGATGCAAGGGATGATTAAAGAGTATCTCTTCCTCATTATGAATACTAAACAGTACGACCTCGTACGCGACTCATCTCGATTTATTGCGAATCGGATTGACGACTTTATCCATCAAAGGGAAACAAAAAAGGAACCACCTGTCATCACAAAATCCATCATTTCAAAAGAAATATTATTTGAACATACAGAATGGGAGGATACGGTGTCTTCCATTTTGGAAGAGATTCAGCTTAAAGTGGACGCTTTTTCAAATGAATCGCTGAAAGAAGAATACCTCTCGGTTCTCACCTACCTTAAAGAGGAACTTGAGAATGAAAAACCTAGAAAATACTTACTAGAAGCACTTTTATCATACTTAGAAAAAGAAGAACAGCTAATCGTTTTGATTAAAAAAGCGCGAATGCTAATACAACAGGAGGTAACAAAATGGAACATTTAGAACAGCGCCAAAAAGTGATGATTATGATTGCTGTCATGGCAGCAATGTTTTTCGCAGCCGTAAATATGACCATCGTAGGGACTGCTTTACCGAAAATCATCGCGGAAATTGGCGGAATGGATTATTTCGATTGGGTATTTACAATATACATGTTGACTTCAACAATTACGGCGATGCTTGTCGGAAAACTTTCAGATATTTATGGGCGTAAAATCTTCATTTTAATAGGAATCGGAATTTTCACATTGGGCGCCTTTTTAAGCGGATTATCAAATGATATTATCGACCTTATTCTTTATCGAGGAATTCAAGGATTCGGAGCAGGAATGATTATGTCGGCTGCATTTACGACGGTTGGAGATTTGTTTTCACCGCGTGAAAGAGGCCGTTGGCAAGGATTGCTTGGGGGCGTATTTGGATTATCCAGTTTATTCGGTCCGACTTTAGGTGGCTATATTGTCGACAACTTTGATTGGCATTGGGTATTTTGGGTATTCCTTCCAATCGGTATCATCGCCTTCGTTCTTATTTTAAAACTGTACCCATCTCAAGAAGTGAAAGAAAAAGAGCCTGTCGATTATTTAGGTTCTGCTTTACTATCCGTTATGATCATCAGCCTTCTATTAGGATTTACTTGGGCTGGAGGACGTTATGATTGGGCATCAATTGAGATTATTGGTTTATTTTCTTTAACCGTACTATCTCTTATTACCTTTATTTTTGTGGAATTAAAAGTGAAAAGTCCTGTTTTACCACTTTACCTATTTAAAAACGACGTGTTCA
This genomic window from Bacillus kexueae contains:
- a CDS encoding DctP family TRAP transporter solute-binding subunit, whose protein sequence is MKKLVLISLIVCSGVLAAYSIGFQHTKVVEYDDEQEKLDDQIVIKVSHVTAENTPKGRAIRYFKNLVELKSNNRIKVEIYSNGSLYSDINEWEALKTNRVQMIIPATSKVTPYVPEFAIFDLPFAFNNYHEVQEAFEGNIGKTLKEELEEKENVKTFSFWYNGFKQFSNSKHPIKNPSDFKKLHFRSMPSELVKDQFEWLGASVSFIPFNRIYENLEVGFIDGQENTVSNFQTKKMYQHQPYLTISNHSYLGYIVIMNKDFWDELPEDAKEIIEQSMTQTTTWSRLHSIEINDEALRQIKKNTDVEVVTLLKEERALFKKALQPLYHQYAEKIGEDLLEELDVITGK
- a CDS encoding TetR/AcrR family transcriptional regulator; its protein translation is MESKKQLILEVALSSFSQKGYYSTSVQEIASQCGISKGSLYKYFSSKEELFIEICEYNQNQLFEKFASLDDQRFTTPKEWLQKHIEVQMEDFLQKKDFILMQFKEMPFHENEQLKKLKVRMRSRIMQWQYKQLIKAYGPHVEPVIWDTIMMMQGMIKEYLFLIMNTKQYDLVRDSSRFIANRIDDFIHQRETKKEPPVITKSIISKEILFEHTEWEDTVSSILEEIQLKVDAFSNESLKEEYLSVLTYLKEELENEKPRKYLLEALLSYLEKEEQLIVLIKKARMLIQQEVTKWNI
- a CDS encoding MDR family MFS transporter, which encodes MEHLEQRQKVMIMIAVMAAMFFAAVNMTIVGTALPKIIAEIGGMDYFDWVFTIYMLTSTITAMLVGKLSDIYGRKIFILIGIGIFTLGAFLSGLSNDIIDLILYRGIQGFGAGMIMSAAFTTVGDLFSPRERGRWQGLLGGVFGLSSLFGPTLGGYIVDNFDWHWVFWVFLPIGIIAFVLILKLYPSQEVKEKEPVDYLGSALLSVMIISLLLGFTWAGGRYDWASIEIIGLFSLTVLSLITFIFVELKVKSPVLPLYLFKNDVFTVSNIAGMLLGMGMFGTIMYVPFYVQGVQGQSATVSGLVEMVMTISMVISSIIVGNLITKTGKYKRFALIGFIIMSVGLFLNTTLEVESSLTKLLLQLVIIGIGLGMNMPVFNITVQNAVEHKFLGVATSAMQTFRQIGGTIGVAIFGSVMGSRMEEELKAAQPNNMPEPTPELAESLSQLQDPQILMSPTQLESIRSSLPSEMSVFFDQFISLLKTALNTSLTSVFAVGAGVVALAFITTLFLREVPLRTSNQDTDKKEQLAAK